The DNA sequence CGAAGTCGAAGCATCTCTACCGCAATGCTAACATTATCCGTCCGTCATCCTGAGCACAGCGAAGGACCTTATCACGTCAGCACGATAATCGTAGCAACGACTCGTTCCAGGGTGATAAGGTCCTTCGTCACCGCTTCATGCGCGGAATGCTCAGGATGACAGCTGAAGAATACCCACAAAAGAACGGCGCGCTTCAACCCTGGAAGAGTCGAAGCGCGCCGCGCGAAGGTGCTGAATTCAGGTAAAGAGTAAAGCAGTGTTTCGCTAAGCTTCGGGGCTAGTAGTTGTCGTCGGAGCGGTTGGGGTTGAAGCCGTTGTTGTCGCCTTCGTAATTGTCGTAAGCGGGACGGGGGCGGTCCAGCTCGGCTACTTCCTCTTCGCTGAGCAGCTCTTCGCGCACGTAGTCCACTGCGTCCTGCAGGGCATCCACGAATTTGGCGAAGTCTTCCTTGTAGAGGAAAATTTTGTGTTTCTCGTAGGAAAACGTGTCATCATCGCGCAGCTTACGCTTGCTTTCCGTGATGGTGAGGTAGTAGTCCTGCCCGCGCGTGGCCTTTACGTCGAAAAAGTACGTGCGTTTGCCCGCTTTAATGCGTTGAGAGTAGATTTCTTCCTGATCGTGACGGTCTTCCACGGTGCCTTCAAATAGGTTGATTTATTCCAAGATGATTGAATTACCACCCAAAGTAAAATGTTCCAGCCGTATATAAAAATATTGAGGTCAAATTTTTTCCACAAAATGCGGGGTATCTTTGTTTTACGGCTTTCCGGGTTTGTGCGCGGGATTTTAGGACGGAGCCGGGAAAAAGTAGGGGCAATACCGAAAGCTGGATTATATCTAGTAAAACCTATGTATTGCGCCTTGCGGCGGCACTTCACTCATTCACTCATTCACTCATTCACCGATGTCCCAACCGCTTGATCTGGCTGCCGTTCGCTCGTTTGAGAACCTGGAGTTTCTGGCCCGCCAGCTCGTGGAAGGCTTTATCACGGGCCTGCACCAGTCGCCCTACCACGGCTTTTCGGTCGAGTTTTCGGAGCACCGCCTCTACAACCCCGGCGAAAGCACCCGCCACATCGACTGGAAGGTGTTTGCCCGCACCGACAAGCTGTTTGTGAAGCGCTATGAGGAGGAAACCAACCTGCGCTGCCACCTGCTGCTCGACGTGAGCCCGAGCATGTATTACCCGGCCCCCGGCCACGACAAGCTGCGCTTCGCCGTGCTCTGCGCCGCGGCCCTCACCACGCTGCTGCAGAAGCAGCGCGACGCGGTGGGCCTGGTCACCTTCGCCGACCAGGTGGAGCTGCAAACGCCGGTGCGGTCCACGACCTCGCACCGCCACACCCTGCTGCTGACTCTGCAACAGCTGCTGGAGCGCCCCGCCGCGCCCCGCCGCGCCACCGACGTGTCGGGCGTGATTCACCAGATTGCCCAGCAGATTCCCAAACGCTCGTTGGTTATTCTGTTTTCGGACATGCTGGGCCGCAACCCCGAGGAGCAAACGGCCAGCCTGGCCGCCCTGCAGCACCTGCGCCACCAGCAGCACGAGGTGTTGCTGTTTCACATCATGGACCGCGCCACGGAATCCGAATTTGCCTTTGCCGAGCGGCCCTACCTGTTTGAGGACGTCGAAACCGGGGAGCAGATCAAGCTGCAGCCGGCCCAGGTGCGCGAGCAGTACCGCGCCGCCATGCAGCAGTACGAGCAGGAGCTGGCGTTACGCTGCGGGCAGTACCGCATCGACTTCGTGCCGGTCGACATCCGGGAGCCGTTCGACAAGGTGCTCTACGCCTACCTCGTCAAGCGGGGCAAAGTC is a window from the Hymenobacter aquaticus genome containing:
- a CDS encoding DUF58 domain-containing protein → MSQPLDLAAVRSFENLEFLARQLVEGFITGLHQSPYHGFSVEFSEHRLYNPGESTRHIDWKVFARTDKLFVKRYEEETNLRCHLLLDVSPSMYYPAPGHDKLRFAVLCAAALTTLLQKQRDAVGLVTFADQVELQTPVRSTTSHRHTLLLTLQQLLERPAAPRRATDVSGVIHQIAQQIPKRSLVILFSDMLGRNPEEQTASLAALQHLRHQQHEVLLFHIMDRATESEFAFAERPYLFEDVETGEQIKLQPAQVREQYRAAMQQYEQELALRCGQYRIDFVPVDIREPFDKVLYAYLVKRGKVR
- a CDS encoding DUF3276 family protein codes for the protein MEDRHDQEEIYSQRIKAGKRTYFFDVKATRGQDYYLTITESKRKLRDDDTFSYEKHKIFLYKEDFAKFVDALQDAVDYVREELLSEEEVAELDRPRPAYDNYEGDNNGFNPNRSDDNY